tgggaatctGCTAGGCATCAGGTGTGCTGCAGtacagtgcatgatgggaatctGCTAGGCATCAGGAGTGCTGCAGtacagtgcatgatgggaatctGCTAGGCATCAGGAGTGCTCCAGtacagtgcatgatgggaatctGCTAGGCATCAGGAGTGCTGCagtgcagtgcatgatgggaatctGCTAGGCATCAGGAGTGCTGTagtgcagtgcatgatgggaatctGCTAGGCATCAGGAGTGCTGCagtgcagtgcatgatgggaatctGCTAGGCATCAGGAGTGCTGCAGTGCAGTTCATGATGGGAATCTGCTAGGCATCAGGAGTGCTCCAGtacagtgcatgatgggaatctGCTAGGCATCAGGAGTGCTGCAGtacagtgcatgatgggaatctGCTAGGCATCAGGAGTGCTGCAGtacagtgcatgatgggaatctGCTAGGCATCAGGAGTGCTGCAGtacagtgcatgatgggaatctGCTAGGCATCAGGAGTGCTGCAGtacagtgcatgatgggaatctGCTAGGCATCAGGAGTGCTCCAGtacagtgcatgatgggaatctGCTAGGCATCAGGAGTagtgcagtgcatgatgggaatctGCTTGGCATCAGGAGTGATGTAGTGCAGTCCATGATGGGAATGTGCTTGGCATCAGGAGTAGTGCAGtacagtgcatgatgggaatctGCTTGGCATCAGGAGTGCTGTagtgcagtgcatgatgggaatgTGCTTGGCATCAGGAGTAGTGCAGTaaagtgcatgatgggaatctGCTTGGCATCAGGAGTagtgcagtgcatgatgggaatctGCTTGGCATCAGGAGTGCTGTagtgcagtgcatgatgggaatgTGCTTGGCATCAGGAGTGCTGCAGTGCAGTTCATGATGGGAATCTGCTTGGCATCAGGAGTGCTGTagtgcagtgcatgatgggaatgTGCTTGGCAGCGTGAGCCTGGCtgaatctcaatatgcgtacttgacaatgcttgtgttctcatgtacccgttttacatcatcgtccattgctgaagaccagttccaatactatgGACACAAGTACacgaggatggtaaaaatccctggGTGCTGGTCTTGctccaccccaaatatcaaggatacatcggttgcattgttgcatccttgccaaacgagaccaatcccatgattcattgtgccccaagtttATTCTtcgaaggcaagttagcaagatcagtcttgccaagaccacaagtatggtttttgtgttcttggtattgagattctACCCCTGACCGGGTGTaatgcagtgcatgatgggaataTGCCTCTCCCACAGCCTGGCAGGGCCATGTACCAGGAGCCTGGCGGCCCGTTCGCCGGCCTGCACCCACTGTCCTGTGTGGACGGCACCGAGCGCTTCGGCCTCCTCCAGCCACAGCACTACTCCTCCTTCCAGGCTCCTGAACCGTACAAGTTCCCCTACGACACAGCACCCTCCGGAGGGGAGGCCACCTCCCAGCTGCAGAAGACGGCCAACCATCGGCTCTACGTGGCACACCCGACCTACGAGTTCGCCGTGCCTGGGTACCTGGGTGCGGGCTCCTATGCCACACTCTACAAGGATGCGGGCGGCACTCAGCAAGAGGCCGACCCGGGGCGTGTGTGCACGGGCATGGGCGTGGCTGGAGCCCCACGTGGCCCCAGCCCCTCCACCACTCATGAACGTGGCTACGAGGCCTCAGCCAAACACCCAGGCTGGAAGCAGATCCTGGGCAAAGGGGCCTACGCAGACCGGGGTGACTATGGACAGCTGCCTGCTAGCACTGGCCACCCCTACTATAATGGCGAGTTCCCCTGCCGATAcggtgcccccacccccgctgcaGCCACCACCCCAGCCCTGCAgaccatcatcaccaccactaCCAAGGTGTCGTATCAGCCCTGCAAGCCCTCCGTGGTCAAGGAGTACGTGCCGGGTCTCTATGACGTCAAGAACCTGGCCAACTCCGGCACGCTGCTGGATGGCAGCTCCCCCAACCCTTACTCTGAGTTGAAGGCGCCAGAGGACTCAGGAGTCATCAAGTCAGCACTGGCCTACCAGCAGGAGGCCATGTCCTCCAAGGAGAGGGCCGAGCCTTTTGACTTTTACCGATATGGAAGCTACACATCGAGTAGCTACCCTGAGCGGATAGGCCACCCCAGGTACGATAATGGCGAATACTAGGGAGCGATAGAAAAAGGTTACGGCTTTCTTTTTGCCAAAGGAATTTCCTTAAATGCGTTTGTACATGTGTTCCTGCACGGGAAAGACTGCTGAACTGTTTGAAAGTCAATACATAATGTGAAAATTACTGCTACTATTTATACTACTGGACTGTGAGGAGAAAAATGCGATCACATGCGGTGGAGCCATGTACGACTGGTGTTAACGAATGTTAACATGTATGATATTTCACATGTGGCAATACTGAAGACAAGGACACTTGATGACTATTtcagtgttttgttttatacgagcataaagcacaaaataaatattgtgaTGTCAATAATTCCCTGGGGTGcgttatttaaaatataaggtattttaaggagaaaaaaaacatgaaaattcTCCATTTCAGTGAATTTCCGTGGAAGTCAAGAAATACTTGTACTGACAATATACTCATTAATATATTATGTATGTAGCGTCTTTCTGCACCACtgggtccggggggggggggggtcaccaccCCTCCCACTCATTCAGAGTACAGGCCATAAGAGTATCTCGCTTATTTTGGTGAGAGAGGATCATGTAAGCGGGGCTTCCAGAAACACCCAGTTCCCTCTGGGTGTGACTCCCATCATGCTGCCATCCTGAGAAGCCGACCGGCTAAGAAACGTGCGGACGACTGACATGGTGCCGCTGTCCCAGTGCGTGACACGACAGACGGGCATGAGTTTGACCCAGGGATCTCTTCCATACCATCCATGCATTTAGGCTTCCTCATCTGCTTGGAGATGACTTTCACTTTGGTCGTCGAGCCCCTTAAAAACTGGCACCGTTTCTCC
The Paramormyrops kingsleyae isolate MSU_618 chromosome 4, PKINGS_0.4, whole genome shotgun sequence genome window above contains:
- the LOC111851391 gene encoding chorion-specific transcription factor GCMb-like, with the translated sequence MSKTSEHFDDSDCVCSFGMKLTWDINDPKLPQDVKQYDAFQEWTDGYVRYIYGSEDKNAQRHLSGWAMRNTNNHNCQILKKSCLGVVVCSRGCTLPDGTKLQLRPAICDKARQKQQKKLCPSCNSTLELMPCRGHSGYPVTNFWRLEGKAIFFQAKGVHDHPRPESKSETEARRSAVKRRMSSPHFAHKRRPVDSEPGRAMYQEPGGPFAGLHPLSCVDGTERFGLLQPQHYSSFQAPEPYKFPYDTAPSGGEATSQLQKTANHRLYVAHPTYEFAVPGYLGAGSYATLYKDAGGTQQEADPGRVCTGMGVAGAPRGPSPSTTHERGYEASAKHPGWKQILGKGAYADRGDYGQLPASTGHPYYNGEFPCRYGAPTPAAATTPALQTIITTTTKVSYQPCKPSVVKEYVPGLYDVKNLANSGTLLDGSSPNPYSELKAPEDSGVIKSALAYQQEAMSSKERAEPFDFYRYGSYTSSSYPERIGHPRYDNGEY